Proteins encoded within one genomic window of Sphingomonas cannabina:
- a CDS encoding HNH endonuclease has protein sequence MSGTEERLLAYPFVLLSELRDAANEHGYRIGPEEAGGWIFFRSASAPGEIGLAAANGTGPFFLSLMLPGVARALDAQPAAPCAKGHAGAFMFATRDELHAGVQAVYRLSVSLPNFPLEKYENAVAGVGETEGERAQKFRIGQNIFRDALMEYWSGTCPLSGISSPELLRASHMIPWSDCTTDAQRLDVHNGLLLSALWDAAFDAGLVTFDDDGAILTSPQLEVAAHQALGVGKTLRLALRDEHRPYLAYHRNHVWMQR, from the coding sequence ATGAGCGGCACCGAAGAGCGTCTTCTGGCTTATCCCTTCGTCCTTCTTTCTGAGCTGCGCGATGCCGCGAACGAGCATGGATACCGTATTGGTCCTGAAGAGGCTGGTGGATGGATCTTCTTCCGGTCGGCCAGTGCGCCAGGGGAGATCGGACTGGCCGCCGCAAACGGCACCGGTCCATTCTTTCTGTCTCTGATGCTTCCGGGAGTGGCGCGGGCGCTGGACGCCCAACCCGCGGCACCTTGCGCCAAAGGTCATGCAGGGGCCTTCATGTTTGCAACGCGTGATGAGTTGCATGCCGGGGTCCAAGCTGTGTACCGCCTGTCAGTTAGCTTGCCCAACTTTCCCCTTGAGAAGTATGAAAACGCTGTCGCGGGGGTCGGCGAGACTGAAGGCGAACGCGCGCAAAAATTCAGGATCGGGCAGAACATCTTTCGCGATGCCTTGATGGAATACTGGAGCGGAACCTGTCCGTTGAGCGGAATTTCCAGTCCCGAGCTGCTGAGAGCCTCGCACATGATCCCATGGTCCGATTGCACGACCGACGCACAGCGCCTCGACGTGCATAACGGACTTCTGCTGTCCGCTCTGTGGGACGCTGCATTTGATGCGGGGCTAGTGACATTCGACGACGATGGCGCGATTTTAACCTCTCCTCAGTTGGAGGTCGCCGCGCATCAAGCGTTGGGTGTAGGAAAGACGCTACGGTTGGCACTACGGGACGAGCATCGGCCCTATTTAGCCTATCACCGTAACCACGTTTGGATGCAGAGATAG
- a CDS encoding DEAD/DEAH box helicase, with the protein MEAVKFSPGDLVEARGREWVVLPSPDDDILNVRPLSGSEADAQRIALALEVNPVRPARFAPPTPERRDTQDGARLLADALRLSLRRGAGPFRSAAHLGVEPRAYQLVPLMMALKLPVVRLLIADDVGIGKTIEAGLIVREMLDRGLIDRFSVLCPPHLVEQWVSELAEKFDIDAVAVTSARARSLERGLPAAQSLFEAYPHTVVSLDYIKADSRRDEFARACPSLVIVDEAHACIGGDRGRHQRFELLERLASDEERHMLLLTATPHSGDEAAFDRLLGLISPDFAGGPQGDENARTRYARRLAQHYVQRRRPDITESGWHEKRTFPVHQVKDEPFSLSGEFGAFHDRVLDYCLAVTQRAGADQRSRRLAFWGTLALMRCVGSSPAAATNALRNRLSGVADEEAMQPVVFDEDEGLLDQGDVEPGTASASAEERGELAELIAIAESLDRRRREDPKLARLLKVLEGLLQEGAKPVIFCRFIATAEALGEEIKRAWPKADVAVVTGRLPPEERRTRVDQLEDYENRILVATDCLSEGINLQALFDAVVHYDLSWNPTRHQQREGRVDRFGQRSPVVRSVTIFGDNSAIDGAVLQVILRKADAIRKATGISVPMPEDSEGVTSALMQALMLRAGGHREQLAFDFGLSSERLDSKWRDAEENAKASRARYAQGALKPDEVLPEWRQMRALNGGPTEVARFTERALKRAGAPLQKAGQHHLVHLDAMPDAIKERLEARGLRGTRRVGFEDEPAPGVTHLGRVHPLVASLAESLAEGALDPEGAAFRPLGRCGAWRTRAVAQMTTLMLLRLRFKLITSGRTNRLLLAEEATGIAFGGLAPAPILEGHSAIELLEAEATGNLDELAAARQLQRAHERLVSYQSAIETFAAERGAALSADHLRLTEAARGGATVEVVPVLPADVIGLYVLLPEGE; encoded by the coding sequence GTGGAAGCGGTCAAATTTTCACCGGGAGATCTTGTCGAGGCGCGGGGACGCGAGTGGGTCGTCCTTCCGTCCCCGGATGACGACATCCTCAATGTGCGGCCCTTGTCAGGCTCGGAGGCCGATGCGCAACGAATTGCGCTAGCGCTTGAAGTCAATCCCGTCAGGCCTGCGCGATTTGCACCACCAACACCCGAGCGGCGAGACACCCAGGACGGTGCGCGGTTGCTGGCGGATGCGCTGCGTCTGTCGCTTCGCCGAGGCGCCGGCCCGTTCCGGAGCGCCGCGCATCTCGGCGTGGAGCCGCGCGCCTATCAGCTCGTGCCGCTGATGATGGCTTTGAAGCTGCCGGTGGTGCGGTTGCTGATCGCCGACGATGTGGGGATCGGCAAGACGATCGAGGCGGGATTGATCGTTCGCGAGATGCTCGACCGTGGCCTGATCGACCGCTTCTCCGTGCTGTGTCCGCCCCATCTCGTCGAGCAATGGGTGAGTGAGCTTGCGGAAAAGTTCGACATTGACGCTGTCGCCGTGACGTCCGCCAGGGCACGCAGCCTCGAGCGTGGCCTTCCCGCTGCTCAAAGCCTGTTTGAAGCCTATCCACACACCGTCGTCAGCCTTGACTACATCAAGGCCGACAGCCGCCGCGATGAATTCGCTCGGGCCTGTCCATCCCTCGTCATCGTTGATGAAGCGCATGCCTGCATCGGTGGGGACCGCGGCAGACATCAACGTTTCGAGCTTCTCGAACGCCTGGCTTCCGACGAGGAGCGTCACATGCTGCTGCTGACGGCAACGCCGCATAGTGGTGATGAAGCGGCGTTCGATCGTCTGCTAGGCCTCATTAGCCCGGACTTCGCGGGAGGTCCCCAAGGCGATGAAAATGCGCGCACGCGATATGCACGCCGTTTGGCGCAACATTATGTCCAGCGGCGCCGACCCGACATCACGGAATCCGGTTGGCATGAGAAACGGACTTTCCCTGTTCACCAGGTGAAGGATGAGCCCTTCAGTCTCAGCGGCGAATTCGGCGCGTTCCATGATCGTGTCTTGGACTATTGCTTGGCTGTTACGCAGCGCGCCGGCGCTGACCAGCGCAGTCGACGGCTTGCTTTTTGGGGGACGCTCGCACTCATGCGATGCGTCGGCTCCTCGCCGGCGGCCGCGACAAATGCACTGCGTAATCGCTTGTCGGGGGTGGCGGACGAAGAGGCAATGCAGCCCGTTGTCTTTGACGAAGACGAGGGCCTGCTCGACCAGGGCGACGTCGAGCCCGGCACGGCCAGCGCCAGCGCCGAAGAGCGCGGTGAACTCGCCGAGCTGATCGCGATTGCAGAGTCTCTTGATCGCCGCCGTCGCGAAGATCCCAAGCTGGCGCGGCTGCTAAAGGTTTTAGAAGGGCTGCTTCAGGAAGGAGCCAAGCCGGTCATCTTCTGCCGGTTCATCGCAACGGCGGAGGCGCTGGGCGAAGAGATCAAGCGCGCTTGGCCAAAGGCCGACGTGGCGGTCGTGACAGGACGCCTGCCGCCTGAAGAGCGGCGAACTCGCGTTGACCAGCTTGAAGACTACGAGAACCGAATCCTCGTCGCGACGGACTGCCTGTCCGAGGGCATCAATTTGCAAGCGCTGTTCGACGCTGTCGTACATTACGACCTGAGCTGGAATCCGACCCGTCATCAGCAGCGTGAAGGGCGTGTCGACCGATTTGGTCAGCGTTCGCCGGTCGTCCGCTCCGTGACGATCTTCGGCGACAACAGTGCGATCGATGGCGCAGTCTTGCAGGTCATCCTGCGGAAAGCGGACGCCATTCGTAAGGCGACGGGCATTTCGGTTCCGATGCCCGAAGACAGCGAAGGCGTGACCTCCGCGCTCATGCAAGCACTCATGCTTCGCGCCGGCGGACACCGAGAGCAGTTGGCTTTCGATTTCGGCCTTTCAAGCGAGCGCCTCGACAGCAAATGGCGCGACGCTGAGGAAAACGCGAAAGCAAGCCGCGCGCGCTATGCGCAAGGTGCGCTGAAGCCCGATGAGGTGCTGCCGGAGTGGCGGCAGATGCGCGCGCTGAACGGCGGCCCTACCGAAGTTGCGCGCTTCACGGAACGTGCTTTGAAGCGCGCCGGTGCGCCGCTGCAGAAGGCCGGTCAACATCATCTAGTGCATCTGGATGCGATGCCTGACGCCATCAAGGAACGCTTGGAAGCGCGTGGGCTGCGTGGGACGCGAAGGGTTGGCTTTGAGGATGAACCGGCGCCGGGTGTGACCCACCTCGGGCGTGTCCACCCCCTGGTTGCAAGTTTGGCAGAAAGCTTGGCGGAGGGGGCGCTAGATCCGGAAGGGGCAGCATTCCGTCCCCTTGGCCGGTGCGGTGCCTGGCGCACACGCGCCGTCGCCCAGATGACAACACTGATGCTGTTGCGCCTTCGTTTCAAGCTCATCACCAGCGGCCGCACAAACCGCCTGCTGCTGGCCGAGGAAGCGACGGGGATCGCGTTCGGCGGATTGGCTCCGGCCCCGATTCTCGAAGGACATTCTGCCATTGAGCTTCTCGAGGCGGAGGCGACCGGAAATCTTGATGAACTCGCCGCTGCGCGTCAGCTCCAGAGAGCTCACGAACGACTGGTGAGCTACCAATCGGCAATAGAGACCTTCGCAGCCGAACGCGGAGCGGCGCTTTCTGCCGACCATCTTCGGCTGACGGAAGCCGCGCGTGGCGGGGCGACGGTGGAGGTCGTTCCTGTTTTGCCAGCGGACGTCATAGGTCTCTATGTCCTCCTTCCGGAGGGCGAGTGA
- a CDS encoding chromosome segregation protein SMC — translation MPQQPDLLDPQLLTVSPAEGFEGPRLWVRRLVIWKEPGAEKVRDIELRPGLNIVWSPDGADDAALAGQTNAVGHGSGKTLFCRLIRYCLGEDRFATEPQRDRVGTAFLNGIVGAEVILDGICWAIVRPLGVRRRHMAVPGGNLDEIAAGEGASTGMEPFVEAIDQQIITPALAQLVRPQANGPIWPIALAWLTRDQECRFDDVLDWRSPTSDSDSPMPASGQEKGPRLEALRSFLMAITPEEQATRGEVNSLSEERRVLDQEIGHRRWEIERTQTRLVTGLGLEGQSLPEMPLLIDLMRRSASTRLASASKIPTGGDAELAAAREQREAARNEWARLEGERIRIGALIPAEERTLAMIRGELPGLSYSKVEAESPICPICEVPIDRALAEGCKLSHKIPDADACRQRWYQQQADHDSQAKRVEELRQEQMKLLPQIALAKQHFDRSVDHVTNIEKTRDARESTWYTARRLQDDVERLAELLETQEAGIKRLRELGTKLETERERLSAFRDKQARVFGRLSEKFDPIVRRLVGHDAKGRITLSGNGLDLSVDMGGDRRTAAIDSLKVLAFDLAAMCVSIEGATRVPPFLLHDSPREADLGLSIYGRLFDIVQDLERVGGKPLFQYIVTTTTAPPTEFRERPYLQLKLHGDPPAQRLLGVDL, via the coding sequence ATGCCGCAGCAGCCTGACCTTCTCGACCCGCAGCTTCTGACGGTAAGCCCCGCTGAAGGGTTCGAAGGGCCGCGGCTTTGGGTTCGACGACTTGTCATATGGAAGGAGCCTGGTGCGGAGAAGGTGCGGGACATCGAGCTTCGCCCCGGCCTGAACATCGTCTGGTCACCTGATGGAGCAGACGATGCCGCTCTGGCGGGTCAAACAAATGCCGTCGGGCATGGTAGCGGCAAAACGCTTTTCTGCCGACTTATCCGCTATTGCCTTGGCGAGGATCGCTTCGCCACCGAGCCCCAGCGTGATCGGGTCGGTACTGCATTCTTGAACGGCATCGTGGGTGCCGAGGTCATACTAGACGGAATCTGCTGGGCGATCGTTCGCCCACTTGGCGTGCGTCGGCGACATATGGCTGTACCGGGCGGAAATCTCGACGAGATCGCCGCTGGTGAGGGCGCTTCAACGGGAATGGAGCCGTTCGTCGAGGCGATCGATCAGCAAATCATCACCCCCGCGCTTGCCCAATTGGTTCGCCCGCAAGCAAACGGGCCTATATGGCCGATCGCGCTCGCCTGGCTGACCCGGGACCAAGAGTGTCGATTTGACGATGTCCTTGACTGGCGATCGCCGACCTCGGACTCCGATTCACCGATGCCCGCGAGCGGACAGGAGAAGGGACCGAGGCTTGAGGCGCTCCGTTCGTTTCTGATGGCGATCACGCCTGAGGAACAGGCCACGCGTGGTGAAGTGAATAGCCTCAGCGAGGAACGCCGAGTCCTGGATCAAGAGATTGGCCATCGCCGGTGGGAAATCGAACGCACGCAAACACGGCTCGTTACGGGTCTCGGCCTTGAGGGGCAGTCGCTTCCAGAGATGCCATTGCTGATCGACCTCATGCGCAGGTCCGCCAGCACGCGCTTGGCGTCGGCAAGCAAGATTCCGACTGGCGGCGACGCTGAACTCGCCGCAGCACGCGAGCAACGAGAGGCCGCGAGAAATGAATGGGCGCGCCTAGAAGGCGAACGTATCCGTATCGGGGCGCTAATCCCCGCTGAAGAACGCACATTGGCGATGATACGCGGGGAATTGCCGGGGCTTTCCTATTCGAAAGTCGAAGCCGAAAGCCCGATCTGCCCGATATGCGAAGTCCCCATCGACCGCGCTCTGGCAGAAGGCTGCAAGCTCTCCCACAAAATTCCGGATGCCGACGCCTGTCGGCAGCGTTGGTATCAACAACAAGCTGATCACGACTCCCAAGCGAAGCGAGTTGAGGAACTGCGGCAAGAGCAGATGAAGCTCTTGCCCCAGATTGCTCTGGCCAAGCAGCACTTCGATCGATCCGTCGATCACGTCACGAACATCGAGAAGACCCGGGATGCCCGAGAGTCCACTTGGTACACCGCCCGCAGGCTGCAAGACGATGTTGAGCGCCTTGCAGAACTCCTCGAAACGCAGGAGGCGGGTATCAAGCGCCTGCGCGAATTGGGCACAAAACTAGAGACTGAGAGAGAGCGGCTGAGCGCCTTTCGTGACAAACAGGCCCGGGTTTTCGGACGCTTGAGCGAGAAGTTCGACCCGATCGTCCGACGGTTGGTCGGCCACGATGCAAAGGGCCGGATCACCCTTAGCGGGAACGGGCTTGATCTGTCGGTAGACATGGGCGGCGACCGCAGGACGGCCGCGATCGACTCTCTCAAGGTTCTGGCTTTCGACCTCGCTGCGATGTGCGTGAGCATCGAAGGAGCGACACGTGTGCCGCCATTTCTGCTTCACGACAGCCCGCGTGAGGCCGATCTTGGCTTGTCAATTTATGGACGGCTTTTCGATATCGTTCAGGATTTGGAGCGCGTCGGCGGAAAGCCACTGTTTCAGTACATCGTAACAACAACCACGGCACCTCCGACCGAGTTCAGGGAACGTCCCTACCTGCAGCTAAAATTGCATGGCGATCCGCCCGCGCAGCGCTTGCTCGGGGTTGACCTATGA
- a CDS encoding Eco57I restriction-modification methylase domain-containing protein has translation MARHLKRAANIGLTAVSIEGGLISPDQVAVIAATAPDQKAAAEYGCPKGTNLRDEITRYFRIGQAHWQAYAKLVAPTEIQTTAFVKSLLEEAFGFEGLYGPNLHQQDGHTYRITLEAKGGRVPVVVAAPLSDGDAFTKSLPHLGDDHGGTIPRRSPSVLLQDWLNANAEFLWGLVFAGDRLRLMRDNASFTRPTYIEADLGAIFRDEMFADFTATWLLIHATRFGGENAAAADCALERWREAGLRAGTAARDRLGKSVKEALLALGQGFLDANPDLRVKLDENHTSVHAWFEQLLRVVYRLIFLAVAEDRELLHGPDASESARDLYASAYGFSHMRDRSARRSSHDHHHDAWEAAKIVFRGLEHGEKLLGLPALGGLFTRGETLDLDDAKLPNRAFLRAIFNLSWLIEDGRRVRVNWRDMATEELGSVYEGLLELVPVREEHGRRFGFAEADESKGNARKTSGSYYTPDSLVQTLLDSTLEPILTRAEAEGGAEAILQLSVIDPACGSGHFLLGAARRLAARVAQLRDSEAPDYPAAMRHVVRHSIYGVDRNPMAVELAKVALWIEGLEPGKPLTFLDSHIRCGDSLVGVFDVTSLAGGIPDAAYEVLEGDDAEVAKVHARRNKEQREGKGATGLFAELKPPPGLIGAAEALTAMPEETLADVAAKEAAFARLHGGANWLRLKTACNTYVSAFFVPKTAERSGIALSSMPETDHVWMAARGQALNASLLAEVEAIAHSVSAFHWPLEFPAIMARGGFDVVVGNPPWERIKLQEKEFFASRDPDIAKARNKAEREKLIKALKNAVPGTPQFQLAEEFEFAKRASEAASVFVRKTERFPLSGAGDVNTYALFAELFSQLTRVSGRAGIIVPTGIATDSSTSVFFRDLVASRRIFSLHDFQTGLGYFDDIGHARFKFCLLTVGQANTGPAAIDLSFFSRTDEEFGDKRRHFTLTPAQILELNPNTGTSPIFRTEFDADLTRKIYRAAPILIRERPEHPDGDDNPWSITFQRLFDMSSDSKLFRTAAQLSGEGFSRDGMDWRNRDSQIFVPLYEAKMIHHFDHRFGSYAGLSERSGEGSLPPTSDAVRNDPDYEAEPWYWVPQAEMELRVARLPARLKQYFRKENADGCLKVLAEWVISTLDSADLQPSNLARSADRAGALLRDVLGQRALDRGIVGTKFATWLHKAADSAREMNRDTPLLEDDLAFIKAGPADPLALTTALISRKQPRWLMGWRDICRSTDERTVIASVFPKAGVGDKILVMHHPLGIQSALPIVANLTSIPLDFAARQKAGGTSFKYYYMKQLPILAPHQFNRSDYAFLTERVLELTYTSHSMRPWAEDLGYGGSPFAFDPARRADVRAELDAFFALKYGLSRDELRYVLDPADTHGADYPSETFRGLKRNEESALGEFRTRRLVLDAYDRLSATHVASTPIEVRRPLAASLPNNAWARTAQSHLGDTGAVLAAILKKMVGPRPFPDVRLAAAFVLEPRLLAPLLPIARAAEWRRLVGVEADPLAGNVATFVARNNTGWGAALRNHRGNGRLVEDLQRGTWASGPGLEAIDTSGWPDGRAGFVFGALENINLDAAVDSLPAEIQQWVINAAAA, from the coding sequence ATGGCCCGTCATCTCAAGCGCGCTGCCAATATCGGGCTCACTGCCGTCTCGATTGAGGGAGGATTGATCTCTCCCGATCAGGTTGCGGTGATCGCCGCCACCGCTCCAGACCAGAAAGCAGCCGCGGAATACGGCTGCCCCAAAGGAACGAACCTGCGTGACGAGATCACGCGTTATTTCAGGATCGGCCAAGCGCATTGGCAGGCATATGCCAAATTGGTTGCGCCGACCGAGATTCAGACTACCGCCTTTGTTAAGAGCCTGCTTGAGGAGGCGTTCGGGTTTGAAGGCCTGTACGGCCCAAATCTTCACCAGCAGGATGGTCATACCTATCGTATCACCCTTGAGGCAAAGGGCGGCAGGGTACCCGTCGTCGTGGCCGCACCTCTGTCTGACGGAGATGCGTTCACTAAATCGCTTCCGCACCTTGGCGACGATCATGGCGGCACGATCCCGAGGCGTTCGCCGAGCGTGTTGCTTCAGGACTGGCTAAACGCGAACGCCGAATTCTTATGGGGTCTAGTCTTTGCCGGCGACCGCCTCCGCCTCATGCGGGACAACGCCAGCTTCACCCGCCCAACCTATATCGAAGCGGATTTGGGGGCGATATTCCGGGACGAGATGTTCGCGGACTTCACTGCGACGTGGCTGCTGATCCATGCGACGCGTTTCGGCGGGGAAAATGCTGCGGCGGCCGATTGCGCGTTGGAGCGCTGGCGCGAGGCTGGATTACGAGCCGGAACGGCGGCGCGCGATCGACTTGGAAAGAGCGTCAAGGAAGCATTGCTGGCGCTTGGCCAAGGGTTCCTGGATGCAAACCCCGACCTGCGGGTGAAGCTCGACGAAAATCATACCAGCGTGCATGCCTGGTTTGAGCAGCTCTTACGCGTTGTCTATCGTTTGATCTTCTTGGCGGTCGCGGAGGATCGCGAGCTTCTACATGGACCGGATGCATCGGAGTCGGCTCGTGATCTCTATGCATCCGCTTACGGCTTCAGCCATATGCGAGATCGGTCGGCTCGACGTTCTTCGCACGATCACCATCACGACGCTTGGGAGGCAGCGAAGATCGTCTTCCGGGGACTGGAGCACGGCGAGAAGCTACTCGGATTGCCGGCGTTAGGCGGCCTTTTCACGCGCGGTGAGACTCTCGATCTTGACGATGCGAAGCTGCCGAACCGCGCCTTCCTACGGGCCATCTTTAACTTGAGCTGGCTCATCGAAGATGGGCGGCGTGTGCGCGTAAATTGGCGTGACATGGCCACGGAGGAGCTCGGCTCCGTCTATGAAGGCTTGCTTGAGCTTGTTCCTGTCCGCGAGGAGCATGGCCGGCGCTTTGGCTTCGCTGAAGCCGATGAATCGAAGGGCAACGCGCGTAAGACCTCCGGCAGCTACTACACACCAGACAGTCTCGTTCAGACGCTGCTCGATTCGACACTTGAGCCCATACTTACGCGGGCCGAGGCAGAGGGGGGCGCCGAGGCGATCCTCCAGCTTTCGGTAATAGACCCCGCCTGCGGTTCTGGCCATTTTCTGCTCGGTGCGGCCCGTCGCTTGGCCGCCCGCGTTGCTCAACTGCGTGACAGCGAAGCGCCGGATTATCCAGCGGCAATGCGGCACGTCGTACGCCATTCTATTTACGGCGTGGACCGAAACCCAATGGCTGTGGAGCTTGCGAAGGTCGCGCTTTGGATTGAGGGGCTTGAACCAGGTAAGCCGCTCACGTTCCTAGACAGTCATATACGATGTGGTGATAGTCTCGTCGGTGTCTTCGACGTCACAAGTCTCGCAGGCGGCATTCCCGATGCAGCCTACGAAGTGCTTGAGGGTGACGATGCAGAAGTCGCAAAGGTTCATGCCCGCCGCAATAAGGAGCAGCGGGAAGGCAAGGGCGCTACCGGCCTTTTTGCTGAGTTGAAACCACCTCCTGGCCTCATCGGCGCGGCCGAGGCGTTGACGGCCATGCCGGAGGAGACGCTAGCCGATGTCGCCGCCAAAGAAGCTGCCTTCGCGCGACTGCATGGTGGGGCCAACTGGCTGCGGTTGAAGACCGCCTGCAATACTTACGTCTCCGCGTTCTTTGTTCCTAAAACCGCAGAGCGTTCCGGCATTGCTCTGTCGTCTATGCCGGAGACTGATCACGTCTGGATGGCAGCGAGGGGGCAAGCGCTCAATGCCTCTCTTCTGGCGGAGGTGGAGGCAATCGCTCATTCGGTGAGCGCCTTTCACTGGCCGCTCGAGTTCCCGGCGATTATGGCGCGCGGTGGCTTCGATGTAGTGGTCGGAAATCCACCATGGGAACGAATTAAACTTCAGGAAAAGGAGTTTTTCGCCTCTCGCGACCCCGATATTGCGAAGGCTCGCAACAAGGCCGAACGCGAGAAGCTCATAAAAGCACTTAAGAATGCCGTGCCGGGTACTCCCCAATTCCAGTTGGCGGAGGAGTTTGAGTTCGCGAAACGCGCGTCCGAAGCCGCGAGCGTGTTTGTGCGCAAGACAGAGCGCTTCCCATTGAGTGGCGCAGGTGATGTGAACACATATGCGTTGTTCGCGGAGCTCTTTTCCCAGTTGACGAGGGTGAGTGGGCGCGCCGGAATAATCGTGCCGACTGGTATCGCAACGGATAGCTCGACAAGTGTATTTTTCCGCGATCTTGTCGCCAGCCGGAGGATCTTCAGTCTCCATGATTTTCAGACTGGGCTCGGGTACTTTGACGATATCGGTCACGCGCGATTTAAATTTTGCCTCTTGACCGTGGGTCAGGCAAATACTGGACCTGCCGCGATCGACCTAAGCTTCTTCTCTCGGACGGACGAGGAGTTTGGAGACAAGCGCCGTCATTTCACACTCACGCCCGCTCAGATACTTGAGCTGAACCCGAACACTGGCACATCACCTATCTTCAGAACCGAATTTGATGCGGACCTAACTCGTAAAATCTATCGCGCGGCGCCGATTCTCATCCGCGAGCGGCCGGAGCATCCGGACGGCGATGACAATCCGTGGAGTATCACCTTTCAGCGACTTTTTGACATGTCGTCAGACAGTAAGTTGTTCCGAACGGCGGCGCAGCTATCCGGCGAAGGGTTCAGCCGCGACGGAATGGATTGGCGCAACCGCGACAGCCAGATTTTCGTGCCGCTCTACGAGGCCAAGATGATCCACCATTTCGATCATCGCTTCGGTTCTTATGCGGGCCTTTCGGAGCGCTCAGGCGAGGGTTCGCTGCCGCCGACGTCGGATGCCGTCAGAAACGATCCAGATTACGAAGCAGAGCCGTGGTACTGGGTACCACAAGCTGAGATGGAGTTGCGAGTGGCTCGCTTGCCCGCCCGTCTCAAGCAGTATTTTCGAAAGGAAAATGCGGATGGCTGCTTAAAGGTGTTAGCGGAATGGGTGATCAGCACGCTCGACTCAGCCGATTTGCAGCCGAGTAATCTCGCGCGTTCCGCTGATCGCGCGGGCGCGCTTTTGCGCGATGTGCTGGGACAACGCGCGCTTGATCGCGGCATCGTTGGTACCAAATTTGCGACATGGCTACACAAAGCGGCGGATAGCGCCCGGGAGATGAACCGCGACACGCCGCTTTTGGAAGATGATCTCGCCTTCATCAAGGCAGGACCGGCTGATCCGCTGGCACTTACTACGGCCCTGATCAGCCGCAAGCAGCCGCGCTGGCTAATGGGTTGGAGGGATATTTGTCGCTCCACCGACGAGCGAACGGTGATTGCAAGCGTGTTCCCGAAAGCGGGGGTAGGAGACAAGATCCTTGTGATGCACCACCCATTGGGAATCCAATCGGCGCTCCCGATTGTTGCGAACCTAACTTCGATTCCCCTCGACTTTGCGGCGCGCCAAAAGGCTGGAGGGACGTCGTTCAAATACTACTACATGAAGCAACTGCCGATTCTCGCTCCGCACCAATTCAACCGCAGCGACTATGCCTTCCTGACCGAGCGGGTGCTTGAGCTCACCTATACCTCTCACTCCATGCGACCGTGGGCCGAAGATCTTGGATACGGAGGGTCGCCGTTCGCTTTCGATCCCGCCCGACGCGCGGACGTCCGAGCAGAACTCGATGCCTTCTTTGCACTAAAATACGGTCTTTCGCGTGATGAGCTTCGCTATGTGCTCGATCCAGCCGACACGCATGGGGCAGACTATCCATCTGAAACCTTCCGTGGCCTAAAGCGCAATGAGGAGTCCGCACTAGGCGAGTTTCGCACGCGCAGGCTCGTGCTTGACGCCTACGACCGCCTATCTGCCACGCACGTGGCGAGCACACCCATCGAGGTTCGCCGGCCGCTTGCGGCCTCGTTGCCTAACAACGCATGGGCCAGGACTGCCCAATCGCACCTCGGTGACACGGGTGCTGTCTTGGCAGCCATTCTCAAAAAGATGGTTGGGCCGAGGCCGTTCCCAGATGTTCGTCTCGCAGCCGCCTTCGTCTTGGAACCGCGTCTACTGGCTCCGCTCCTGCCGATCGCCAGGGCAGCAGAATGGCGTCGCTTGGTGGGGGTGGAGGCCGATCCTCTTGCCGGCAATGTCGCGACATTCGTCGCACGAAACAACACAGGATGGGGCGCGGCTCTGCGAAACCACCGCGGCAATGGACGGCTGGTTGAAGATCTCCAGCGGGGGACATGGGCATCTGGTCCCGGTTTGGAGGCCATCGACACTTCCGGATGGCCTGACGGTCGTGCAGGCTTCGTGTTCGGTGCTCTGGAGAACATCAATCTAGACGCGGCGGTGGATTCGCTGCCCGCTGAGATACAGCAGTGGGTGATCAATGCCGCAGCAGCCTGA